In a single window of the Micrococcaceae bacterium Sec5.7 genome:
- a CDS encoding glutamyl-tRNA reductase has product MSQRPDPSDFAPSCSGTRPVLLALVATHRIAGLDFLARLCSGPVRITPAVLAGSPAVSGAAVLATCNRFEIYCEVSPGQDAAGARRAVTAIISDCSGVPEPDIASAFVCLTGPAVAEHLFAVGAGLDSAVLGEREIAGQIRRSLTEAQESDNASGGLTRLFQAASRAAREVGAQTALGGAGRSVVSLALELAADRFPRKDLSEMSVVVFGTGAYAGCTMAQLRAENCPDVSVFSWSGRAEAFASARGAAWLTPAQLPAAIRRADVVIGCSGRGRHVRTSTFRDFRQGAAGPLVVIDLALSHDFDTGIAALPGIELITLESVRLAAPPEHSEVLRRAHQLARQAAHRFEEEQRTRVIDPAIVALRRHMQQVLTAEMQRVKAQHGGTDTAEAVEFALRRVVRQLMHVPTSRARELAAAGRQDDYTAALEALYGLTVDLAAHADPGQQPQSRTGSAAKSA; this is encoded by the coding sequence ATGTCTCAGCGTCCTGATCCGTCCGATTTCGCCCCCTCTTGCTCGGGGACGCGCCCGGTCCTCCTCGCTCTGGTGGCGACGCACCGGATTGCCGGCCTGGATTTTCTGGCCCGCCTTTGCTCCGGACCCGTGCGGATTACACCGGCCGTACTGGCCGGCAGCCCTGCCGTGTCCGGCGCGGCAGTCCTGGCCACGTGCAACCGCTTCGAGATCTACTGCGAAGTTTCGCCGGGCCAGGATGCCGCCGGAGCACGCCGTGCGGTCACGGCGATCATCAGTGATTGCTCCGGGGTCCCCGAGCCGGACATCGCTTCGGCCTTCGTTTGCCTCACGGGTCCGGCGGTGGCCGAGCACCTGTTTGCTGTGGGCGCCGGCCTTGATTCCGCCGTGCTCGGCGAGCGCGAGATCGCCGGCCAGATCCGCCGCTCCCTCACGGAGGCCCAGGAATCGGACAACGCCAGCGGAGGGCTCACCCGTCTTTTCCAGGCCGCATCCCGCGCTGCCCGGGAGGTGGGCGCCCAGACCGCACTCGGCGGCGCAGGCCGCTCTGTGGTCTCCCTGGCCCTCGAATTGGCAGCGGATCGCTTCCCCCGCAAGGACCTGTCCGAGATGTCCGTGGTGGTCTTCGGCACGGGAGCCTATGCAGGCTGCACCATGGCACAGCTCCGCGCCGAGAACTGCCCTGACGTATCGGTGTTTTCCTGGTCCGGCCGCGCGGAAGCGTTTGCTTCGGCCCGCGGGGCGGCCTGGTTGACCCCGGCGCAGTTGCCCGCGGCAATCCGCCGGGCTGATGTTGTCATCGGCTGCAGCGGACGTGGCCGGCATGTCCGAACGTCCACCTTCCGCGATTTCCGGCAAGGTGCGGCCGGACCGCTGGTTGTCATCGACCTCGCCCTTAGCCACGATTTCGATACAGGCATCGCGGCGCTTCCCGGCATTGAACTGATCACGCTCGAATCCGTAAGGCTCGCCGCCCCGCCGGAGCATTCAGAGGTGCTCCGGCGCGCCCACCAGCTGGCCCGGCAAGCGGCCCACCGCTTCGAGGAGGAGCAGAGAACCCGCGTGATAGACCCCGCCATTGTGGCCCTCCGCCGGCACATGCAGCAGGTCCTCACCGCCGAAATGCAGCGAGTCAAAGCCCAGCATGGCGGCACGGACACGGCGGAGGCTGTGGAGTTTGCCCTCCGCCGTGTGGTCCGGCAACTGATGCATGTGCCGACGTCCCGCGCCAGGGAGCTCGCTGCCGCCGGGCGGCAGGACGATTACACCGCAGCGTTGGAAGCCCTCTACGGCCTCACCGTGGACCTGGCCGCGCATGCGGACCCCGGCCAACAGCCGCAGTCCCGCACAGGGTCAGCTGCCAAGTCGGCCTGA
- a CDS encoding LacI family DNA-binding transcriptional regulator, which produces MAVTMNDVARAAGVSLKTVSNVLNDYEFIRPATKQKVLDAIAELDYEANLTARSLRSGKTRMLGLVLSDLSAPYYAELASKLMTAAAARGYRVLVEQSAATAENELSALQGPFRQLTDGLLFTPLILEADAVAARRGSKPIVMLGEHIMDPRFDLVTMKNEEAAQAVTAHLLAAGRRRIAVVGAAAEDSAGSPGLRLTGYRKALAAAGVRFDPGLVVPCGWRRDAGATAVGGLADRGVRFDAVFGLNDAVALGAMHELLIRGVKVPQDVALAGFDDIDEARFAAPSLTTVAPGMDEIAERSIGLLLDRIEGVESALDGIHVLAGFELKVRDSAP; this is translated from the coding sequence ATGGCCGTGACCATGAACGACGTTGCGCGTGCCGCGGGCGTTTCGCTGAAAACCGTGTCCAATGTGCTCAATGACTACGAGTTCATCCGTCCGGCCACCAAGCAGAAAGTGCTGGATGCGATCGCCGAGCTGGACTATGAAGCCAATCTGACCGCCCGCAGCCTTCGCTCCGGAAAAACCCGGATGCTGGGCCTGGTCCTCTCCGATCTTTCCGCGCCGTACTACGCCGAGCTGGCGTCCAAGCTGATGACCGCTGCCGCCGCGCGGGGTTACCGCGTCCTGGTGGAGCAGTCTGCGGCCACGGCGGAAAACGAACTGAGCGCGCTGCAGGGGCCGTTCCGCCAATTGACAGACGGGCTGCTCTTCACACCGCTGATTCTCGAGGCCGACGCCGTTGCGGCCCGCCGTGGCAGCAAGCCGATTGTGATGCTCGGGGAGCACATCATGGATCCCCGCTTTGACCTGGTCACCATGAAGAATGAGGAGGCCGCCCAGGCGGTCACGGCGCACCTCTTGGCGGCAGGCCGCCGTCGGATAGCCGTTGTCGGTGCTGCTGCGGAGGATTCCGCAGGAAGCCCAGGCCTGCGCCTGACTGGCTACCGTAAAGCGCTGGCTGCCGCGGGCGTGAGATTTGACCCTGGGCTGGTGGTGCCGTGCGGGTGGCGGCGTGACGCCGGCGCGACGGCGGTTGGCGGCCTGGCGGACCGCGGCGTCCGGTTTGATGCTGTGTTCGGGCTGAACGACGCCGTTGCCCTGGGAGCGATGCACGAGCTGCTGATCCGCGGGGTGAAAGTTCCACAGGATGTTGCGCTTGCCGGGTTCGATGACATCGATGAGGCCCGCTTCGCCGCGCCGTCGCTCACCACGGTGGCGCCCGGAATGGATGAAATCGCCGAACGGTCAATCGGTCTTCTGCTGGACCGCATCGAAGGTGTTGAATCAGCCCTTGACGGCATTCATGTGTTGGCTGGGTTCGAACTCAAAGTCCGTGATTCCGCGCCGTAG
- a CDS encoding carboxyl transferase domain-containing protein, with translation MNIESPSINRSPARQLLAQVLDPGSFTSWDKPVLDEAGIGDEYAEKLNRARQRTGLDEAVITGRGTIHDQDAAVIVSEFDFLAGSIGVATAHRIYDAVRAATASGLPLIAFPVSGGTRMQEGTAAFAQMIRITAAVEAHKAAGLPYLVYLRNPTTGGVMASWGSLGHVTAAEPGALLGFLGPKVYEALNERPFPEGIQVSENLQQRGIIDAVVRPENLRAHFRPLLRVMCAGPGIPDDVPLLDAGPPAASSDAWESVLRTRRPERPEALDILHTTATDVTFLHGTGRGESEDGIFIALALFGHHPSVVLGHRRPRGPGYAFGPASLRTAQRGMELAAQLNLPLLSIIDTAGADISPAAEEGSLAGEIARSLARLIRLETPTLSVILGQGAGGGALALLPADRIIAAQHGWLAPLPPEGASVILYKSSANAAHIARAQGISAMELEAAGIVDRIVPEENADSESDLCSRMGTVIQDELLSLRTLNRAGRSHNMITKRAERFDKFGRLPQETAAACVLQTALACN, from the coding sequence ATGAACATCGAAAGCCCCTCCATCAACAGGTCACCGGCCAGGCAACTTCTGGCCCAGGTACTGGACCCAGGCAGCTTCACCAGCTGGGACAAACCCGTTCTCGACGAGGCCGGCATCGGAGACGAGTACGCGGAGAAACTCAACCGTGCCCGGCAACGAACCGGACTGGACGAAGCCGTCATCACCGGACGGGGAACCATTCATGACCAGGATGCAGCTGTCATCGTCTCGGAGTTCGATTTTCTCGCCGGATCGATTGGAGTCGCTACCGCCCACCGGATCTACGACGCCGTCCGCGCCGCCACAGCATCCGGTCTGCCATTGATTGCATTCCCCGTCTCCGGTGGCACACGGATGCAGGAAGGAACCGCAGCCTTTGCCCAAATGATCAGGATAACGGCGGCCGTAGAAGCGCATAAGGCCGCCGGACTGCCCTACCTTGTCTACCTCCGTAACCCGACCACCGGTGGAGTCATGGCCTCATGGGGTTCCCTCGGCCATGTCACCGCAGCCGAACCCGGCGCGCTGCTTGGATTCCTCGGTCCAAAGGTTTACGAAGCCCTCAACGAAAGGCCCTTCCCGGAAGGTATCCAGGTCTCAGAAAACCTGCAGCAACGGGGGATCATCGACGCCGTCGTTAGGCCAGAGAACCTGAGGGCTCACTTTCGACCCCTGCTGCGTGTGATGTGCGCCGGGCCAGGCATCCCGGACGACGTGCCCCTGCTTGACGCCGGTCCCCCTGCGGCATCATCTGACGCGTGGGAGTCGGTCCTCCGAACCCGGAGGCCCGAACGCCCGGAAGCGCTGGACATCCTGCACACTACGGCCACCGACGTTACTTTTCTCCACGGAACCGGGCGCGGGGAAAGCGAAGACGGAATCTTCATCGCACTGGCACTTTTCGGCCACCACCCCAGCGTCGTCCTCGGCCACCGCCGACCGCGAGGACCCGGATACGCATTCGGCCCAGCCAGCCTCCGAACCGCACAGCGCGGCATGGAACTGGCAGCACAGCTGAACCTGCCACTGCTGTCCATCATCGACACCGCCGGAGCGGACATTTCTCCGGCCGCTGAGGAAGGAAGTCTTGCCGGCGAGATCGCCCGGTCACTGGCCCGCCTCATCAGGCTGGAAACGCCCACCCTGAGCGTGATCCTTGGGCAGGGAGCCGGGGGCGGGGCACTGGCCCTGCTGCCGGCCGACAGGATAATCGCTGCCCAACACGGCTGGCTTGCGCCGCTTCCGCCTGAAGGCGCTTCCGTAATTCTCTACAAATCATCCGCCAACGCTGCACATATCGCCAGGGCACAGGGAATCAGCGCCATGGAACTGGAAGCAGCGGGCATCGTCGATCGGATCGTCCCCGAAGAGAACGCGGATTCGGAATCAGATCTCTGTTCTCGGATGGGAACCGTAATTCAGGACGAACTCCTGTCCCTGCGGACCCTGAACCGTGCCGGACGCAGCCACAACATGATCACCAAGAGGGCCGAACGATTCGATAAATTCGGCCGACTCCCGCAGGAGACCGCGGCGGCATGTGTGCTCCAGACAGCATTGGCTTGCAACTGA
- a CDS encoding CoA transferase, with protein MNAPIRPAVKGPFEDLTVLDLSRALAGPHATMMMADMGARVIKVEAPGTGDDTRGWGPPFVGPEEHRESTYFLAANRGKESIALDLKFEPDFQTLTRLVEKSDVLVENFRPGVMDRLGLSTEHLWTINPRLIILSISGFGHDGPDGGRAGYDQIVQGEAGLMSVTGGSADNPTKVGVPIADLLAGMYGAYGVAAALYERHLTGRGRIVRTSLLAAVVGVHAFQGTRWTVAGETPHPTGNHHAAIAPYGLFKCADGIIQLAVGSENQWHKLATALALDPAKPEWATNAARVENRADLIEELEEELSRWTVADALTVLTSTGIPCGKLRSINEVYEWEQTRSQGLLLDVIHSTLGPITLPGPPVRYDDGFLTPTLPPPTLNEHGAIIRKWLSEENVAP; from the coding sequence ATGAATGCACCCATCCGCCCGGCGGTCAAAGGCCCGTTCGAGGACCTGACCGTTCTCGATCTGTCCCGCGCCCTGGCCGGGCCGCATGCCACCATGATGATGGCAGACATGGGGGCCCGGGTCATCAAGGTTGAGGCTCCCGGCACCGGCGACGACACACGCGGCTGGGGACCGCCGTTTGTCGGCCCCGAAGAACATCGTGAGTCCACTTATTTTCTCGCCGCCAACCGCGGCAAGGAATCCATTGCCTTGGATCTGAAATTCGAACCCGATTTCCAGACGCTCACCCGGCTGGTCGAAAAGTCCGACGTACTCGTGGAAAATTTCCGGCCAGGCGTGATGGACCGGCTTGGCCTCAGCACAGAACACCTGTGGACTATCAATCCCCGCCTGATCATTCTTTCGATCTCCGGATTCGGCCACGACGGCCCCGACGGCGGCCGCGCCGGCTACGACCAGATTGTTCAGGGCGAAGCCGGCCTGATGTCCGTCACCGGAGGTTCCGCCGATAACCCCACCAAGGTGGGAGTACCCATCGCCGATCTGCTGGCCGGCATGTACGGCGCGTATGGAGTCGCCGCCGCACTCTACGAGCGGCACCTGACAGGGCGGGGCCGCATCGTCCGAACGTCGCTGTTGGCTGCGGTGGTCGGAGTGCACGCCTTTCAGGGAACCCGCTGGACCGTCGCCGGTGAAACCCCCCACCCAACTGGCAACCATCACGCCGCCATCGCACCCTACGGATTGTTCAAATGCGCTGACGGGATCATCCAGCTGGCCGTGGGGTCCGAAAACCAGTGGCACAAACTTGCCACCGCCCTCGCGCTCGACCCGGCCAAACCCGAATGGGCGACCAACGCTGCACGGGTGGAAAACCGTGCTGATCTAATTGAAGAACTCGAAGAAGAACTCTCCCGGTGGACCGTTGCCGACGCACTTACCGTTCTGACAAGCACAGGCATCCCGTGCGGAAAACTGCGCAGCATCAATGAAGTCTACGAATGGGAGCAGACCCGATCCCAGGGGCTGCTCCTTGATGTCATCCATTCCACCCTCGGACCCATCACACTGCCCGGCCCGCCGGTCAGGTATGACGACGGATTCCTCACGCCTACCCTGCCACCACCGACGCTGAACGAACACGGAGCGATCATCAGGAAGTGGCTCAGCGAGGAGAACGTGGCCCCATGA